One Candidatus Nitrososphaera evergladensis SR1 genomic window carries:
- a CDS encoding nucleotide exchange factor GrpE, producing MVAEEEAAAEEKVNAGKEREEAEEEEMQQQIDEIEKLRKELAAAKEAAEGYLNKLKYLMADFDNYRKQMEKHAASRVETIKAELLLKFLNIRDDYQRAVESARQKKSEPAVIEGLEGILKNIDSLLSSEGVMPIEAVGTPFDPSVHDAIAFSPREDAKENTVTAEIRRGYMLNGKVLRPSMVEIARKIVKNSDVANNGGAGEE from the coding sequence ATGGTAGCGGAAGAAGAAGCAGCGGCAGAAGAAAAAGTTAACGCTGGTAAAGAGAGGGAGGAGGCGGAAGAAGAAGAAATGCAGCAGCAAATAGACGAGATTGAAAAACTGAGAAAAGAGCTGGCGGCGGCAAAAGAGGCGGCAGAGGGCTACCTCAACAAGCTAAAGTACCTCATGGCCGACTTTGACAACTATCGCAAGCAGATGGAAAAGCACGCCGCCTCAAGGGTCGAGACGATAAAGGCGGAACTGCTGCTAAAGTTCCTCAACATCCGAGACGACTACCAGCGCGCAGTCGAGAGCGCAAGGCAGAAAAAGAGCGAGCCGGCAGTCATCGAGGGCCTTGAGGGCATCCTCAAGAACATCGACTCGCTCCTCTCGTCGGAGGGCGTGATGCCTATTGAGGCAGTAGGGACGCCGTTTGACCCAAGCGTGCACGACGCGATAGCGTTCTCGCCGCGGGAAGACGCAAAAGAGAACACCGTCACGGCCGAGATTAGGCGCGGCTACATGCTAAACGGCAAGGTTCTCCGCCCAAGCATGGTGGAAATCGCAAGAAAGATAGTTAAAAATAGCGATGTTGCCAATAACGGTGGCGCAGGAGAGGAATAA
- a CDS encoding translation initiation factor IF-2 subunit beta has protein sequence MSVQKAADYEALLKRLQDKLGTGARKATSRLEIPQPQIIWVGKNTIFRNFMEFPKALRRDPEKLLLYLNKELASAGYIQGDRVHFLGRKSPSSFAALIDRYVKDYVLCPVCGSPDTRTEKNKKLGFLICEACGAKSSIKGNYA, from the coding sequence GTGAGCGTCCAAAAGGCTGCCGACTATGAAGCGCTGCTAAAGCGCCTGCAGGACAAGCTGGGAACCGGTGCCAGAAAGGCAACTTCTAGGCTAGAGATCCCGCAACCTCAGATAATCTGGGTCGGCAAGAACACGATATTCCGCAACTTTATGGAGTTCCCAAAGGCGCTCAGGCGCGACCCTGAAAAACTATTGCTCTATCTTAACAAAGAGCTTGCTTCTGCCGGCTATATACAGGGCGACCGCGTCCACTTTCTCGGCCGCAAGTCTCCCTCATCGTTTGCGGCGCTCATTGACCGCTATGTCAAGGACTATGTGCTGTGCCCCGTGTGCGGCAGTCCGGATACGCGTACAGAAAAGAACAAAAAGCTTGGCTTTTTGATCTGCGAGGCGTGCGGTGCAAAGTCGTCGATCAAGGGCAACTATGCCTAA
- the dnaK gene encoding molecular chaperone DnaK, with amino-acid sequence MGKIIGIDLGTSNSAAAAMIGGKPTIIQAAEGTSVGGKAFPSVVAFTKEGQLIVGEPARRQMISNPEGTVIAAKRKMGTDFRFRVWGKEYTPQQVSSFILQKIKRDAEAFLGETVDRAVITVPAYFNDNQRQATKDAGEIAGLQVVRIINEPTAASLAYGLDKAHKDLKIMVFDLGGGTLDVTIMEMGGGVFQVKSTSGDTQLGGTDMDNTLVEFVVQEFRKQSGIDVRNDKAAMMRVREAAEKAKIELSNVVTTEINLPFLAYDPQAGPKNLVLQLTRAKLEELMRPIVERCRHPMLQALQDAKMTPQEVDKIILIGGPTRMPMVREFVASVMGKEPERGIDPMEAVAMGAAVQGAIIAGDVSTDILLVDVTPLTLGVEVLGGLKEPLIERNTTIPTKKSKVFTTAADYQTAVTIHVVQGERPMASDCVSLGMFNLSGIPPAPRGVPQIEVTFDIDANGILNVAARDIATQKEAKITITANNKLSKDDIEKLKRDSEQFAEADRKKKDEAEARNEADNLVYAAEKLVKQDLKDKIRPEQAERVNKAAQELRDAISSNKFEDIKAKVQELKNILADVSAEAYRSAGAQQQQQQTTSTGPSGPQQQQAGSSGGGGAAGAQP; translated from the coding sequence TTGGGAAAAATCATAGGTATCGATCTTGGAACCAGCAACTCTGCGGCAGCTGCAATGATAGGTGGCAAGCCCACCATCATCCAGGCTGCAGAGGGCACGTCTGTTGGAGGAAAAGCGTTTCCGTCCGTAGTGGCGTTTACAAAGGAAGGGCAGCTCATCGTGGGCGAGCCGGCGAGGCGCCAGATGATCTCAAACCCTGAAGGAACCGTGATTGCGGCAAAGCGCAAGATGGGCACCGACTTTAGGTTCCGCGTCTGGGGCAAGGAGTACACGCCGCAGCAGGTGTCGTCGTTCATACTGCAAAAGATAAAGCGCGACGCCGAGGCTTTCCTTGGCGAGACGGTCGACCGCGCAGTCATCACGGTTCCTGCGTATTTCAACGACAACCAGCGCCAGGCGACCAAGGACGCAGGCGAGATCGCCGGCCTGCAGGTAGTCAGGATAATCAACGAGCCGACAGCCGCGTCGCTTGCGTACGGCCTTGACAAGGCCCACAAGGACCTGAAGATCATGGTCTTTGACCTTGGCGGCGGGACACTCGACGTCACGATAATGGAGATGGGCGGAGGCGTGTTCCAGGTCAAGAGCACGTCCGGCGACACGCAGCTTGGCGGGACGGACATGGACAACACGCTCGTCGAGTTTGTGGTACAAGAGTTCCGCAAGCAATCCGGCATCGACGTCAGAAACGACAAGGCCGCCATGATGAGGGTGCGCGAGGCTGCAGAAAAGGCCAAGATAGAGCTCTCAAACGTCGTCACCACGGAAATCAACCTGCCGTTTCTTGCCTACGACCCGCAGGCAGGGCCAAAGAACCTCGTCCTGCAGCTGACCAGGGCAAAGCTGGAAGAGCTCATGAGGCCAATAGTCGAGCGCTGCAGGCATCCCATGCTCCAGGCGCTCCAAGACGCCAAGATGACTCCGCAGGAAGTCGACAAGATAATCCTCATCGGCGGGCCGACCAGGATGCCGATGGTGAGGGAGTTTGTCGCAAGCGTGATGGGCAAGGAGCCGGAGCGCGGCATCGACCCGATGGAGGCAGTGGCAATGGGCGCTGCGGTGCAGGGCGCAATCATCGCCGGCGATGTCTCTACAGACATACTGCTGGTAGACGTCACGCCCCTGACCCTTGGAGTAGAGGTGCTTGGCGGGCTGAAGGAGCCCCTGATAGAGCGCAACACCACCATACCCACCAAAAAGAGCAAGGTGTTCACGACGGCGGCAGACTACCAGACCGCGGTGACAATCCACGTCGTGCAGGGCGAGCGCCCGATGGCGTCTGACTGCGTCTCGCTTGGCATGTTCAACCTTTCTGGCATACCGCCGGCGCCAAGGGGAGTTCCCCAGATTGAGGTGACATTTGACATTGACGCAAACGGCATCCTCAACGTGGCCGCAAGGGACATTGCAACGCAAAAGGAAGCAAAAATCACCATCACCGCCAACAACAAGCTCTCAAAGGACGACATTGAGAAGCTAAAGCGTGATTCGGAGCAGTTTGCCGAGGCGGACAGGAAGAAAAAGGACGAGGCCGAGGCGAGAAACGAGGCCGACAACCTTGTCTATGCGGCAGAAAAGCTGGTCAAGCAGGACCTCAAGGACAAGATAAGGCCAGAGCAGGCCGAGCGCGTCAACAAGGCCGCGCAGGAGCTGCGTGACGCAATTTCAAGCAACAAGTTTGAGGACATCAAGGCCAAGGTGCAGGAGCTAAAGAACATCCTTGCCGACGTGAGCGCCGAGGCATACCGGAGCGCCGGCGCCCAACAACAACAACAGCAGACCACGTCGACAGGTCCTTCCGGCCCGCAACAGCAACAGGCAGGCAGTAGTGGTGGTGGTGGTGCGGCAGGCGCGCAACCATAA
- the trxA gene encoding thioredoxin, which yields MSAAGGDDELEAIKQKKMAELQKAAAERQALSSITQPVHLSDSNFAGETARYPLMLVDFWAPWCGPCRMVAPVIDQLAKEYAGRVVFGKVNVDENPIISNTFGIASIPTMMVFKAGKVVDVMIGAMPKGQLEIKLKQHLGNSGSTIYG from the coding sequence GTGTCAGCAGCAGGCGGCGACGACGAACTTGAGGCGATAAAGCAGAAAAAGATGGCAGAGCTGCAAAAGGCAGCAGCCGAGAGGCAGGCGCTGTCCTCCATAACCCAGCCTGTCCACCTCAGCGACTCTAACTTTGCAGGCGAGACGGCAAGATACCCCCTCATGCTCGTGGACTTTTGGGCGCCATGGTGCGGGCCCTGCAGGATGGTAGCCCCGGTCATCGACCAATTGGCAAAAGAGTACGCCGGCAGGGTCGTGTTTGGCAAGGTAAACGTCGACGAGAACCCCATAATCTCAAACACGTTTGGGATTGCAAGCATACCGACGATGATGGTGTTCAAAGCCGGCAAGGTAGTCGACGTGATGATAGGCGCCATGCCAAAGGGGCAGCTAGAGATAAAGTTAAAGCAGCACCTTGGCAACAGCGGCTCGACAATATACGGTTAG